From Simonsiella muelleri ATCC 29453:
TGGCTTGATACAGAAACCAGCATTCGCATGATGTTGATTGCAGCATCATTTTTGTCGTTGATTGTGGAGTTATTCAATTCGGGCATTGAAGCGGTGGTGGACGATATTTCGTTGCAATTGCGTCCACTCGCCAAACGTGCCAAAGATGTGGGTTCTGCTGCACAAATGTTGGCATTGATTTTATTGGCAATTTTATGGTTGATGGCATTGTGTGATTAATTGATTCAGGCAGCCTGAAAAATAAAAAATAATATAATTGATTGATTAAACTGTGAAAATATTAATTTTAGGAAGTGGGCAAGTCGGCTCAACCATTGCGCATGAATTAGTCGCCATGTCCAACCACGACATTACCATCGTGGACACAGACGACAACGCATTACATAACATCAGCAGCCATTTAGATGTACAAACCATCATCGGTAATGGTGCATCGCCTGTTGTCATGGAGCAGGCGGGCGCGAATGATACCGATATGTTGTTGGCACTCACGCGCAGCGATGAAACCAATTTGGTGGCGTGCAAAATGGCGGCGGATATTTTTAATATTCCCAGTCGGATTGCGCGTGTGCGTTCCAGTGATTACAGTGAATACGGTTTGTCTAGCGAACAATTGCAGGAAGAAACGCTTTCAGGCAGCCTGAAAGCTTTTGGCGTAACCGATTCCATTCATCCAGAACAACTGGTTACCGAGCATTTTATTGGTTTGTTGAATTATGTTCGTGCGTTGCAAGTGCTGCCGTTTGCTCACGATCGCGTGAAAATGGTTACCGCGCAAGCCAAATCCCAAGACGACATCACTGGCAAAAATATCCAACAAATCGTTGATGCGATACCCGAGCACACTGATTGTCAAATTTGCGCCATCTACCGCAATAACCGCCAAATCGTCCCCAATGCCGATACACATATTGAAGAGGGTGATGAAATTTGTTTTGTTGTCAATAGTTTGCATTTGGAAGCGGTGATGCGAAGTATGTTTCATTATGACAACAGTCGCCGCCGTGTGATGATTGCAGGTGGTGGCAATATTGGCTACCGATTAGCAAAACAACTTGAATCGCATTTTAATATTAAAATTATTGAATCCAATATTCACCGTGCTGAATGGTTGGCTGAAAAGTTGGATAATGCATTGATTTTACATGGTTCTGCCAGCGATGAGAATTTGTTGTCGCGTGAATATATTGATGAGATTGACGTATTTTGCGCCATTACCAATGACGATGAGAACAATATTATGTCGGCGTTGTTGGCGAAAAATTTGGGCGCGAAACGTGTGATTGCGATTATTAACCGAGCGCGTTATGTGGATTTAATTACAGGTAATCAAATAGATATTGTGGTTTCGCCACATTTGATTACGATTGGTAGCGTGTTGGCACACGTTCGGCGCGGCGACATTGCGGCGGTGTATCCGTTGAGACGTGGTGCGGCGGAAGCAATTGAAGTTGTGATTCATGGTGATGAAAAAACGTCTGCGTTGGTGGGGCGTAAAATCAGTAAAATTAAATTTCCTTCAGGTTGTTATGTGGCGGCGATTGTGCGTGATGAAGATGTGATTATGGGGCGCAATCATGACCACGTTATTCAGGAAAATGACCACTTAATTTTCTTCGTTGCCAGACGTAGGGTGTTGCATGAATTGGAAAAATTGATACAGGTTAAGATGGGTTTTTTTGGTTAATTACTTAAAATCATGCTATGATGCGCGCCTTAAACTTCAATAATCTGCAATTTGATTGCAAAAACAGAAAGGAAACAACATCATGGCTAAACTAACTGAGCAAGATATCCAAAATTGGAACGGTGCGGAAGATGATTACATGAATGCCGAACATTTGGAATTTTTTCAAGATATGTTGATAAAATTGCAAAACGAGTTGATTGCAAAAGCATCGGTAACCACCAACAATATGCAAGATAACGAACACGCCCCCGACCCAGCCGACCGCGCATCACAAGAAGAAGAATATGCTTTGGAATTACGTACTCGCGATCGAGAGCGTAAATTATTGGCGAAAATTCAAGAATCTTTGCGTGATATTGAAGAAGGTGATTATGGTTATTGTCGTGATACTGGTGAGCCGATTGGTTTGAAACGTTTATTGGCGCGTCCAACCGCCACGTTGTCTGTAGAAGCGCAAGAACGCCGCGAACGCATCAAGAAACAATACGCGGATTAAGAAACATCTGTATTCACAGTCAAGTGCAATGTCTTTTTGCTCCATTACATTCGCACCAATTGGGACAAAAATCATTTCACGTTGACTATGAATACAAGTTCTAATTTTTATTTGATTGTCAGGCTGCCTATTTGTTATTAGGCAGCCTGAAAGTTTGTTAAAATAACGCCATTCTCAACACCCAATTAACCCAGCAAATTGAGTAATTGGGTGTTGAATTTGTTGATTCAGTAAACAGCAAAAATTATGCGATAAAATTTTCCGAATAAAACGGTTAGATTGGTGAAACAGATTTTTTGTACGAACTATTTCCATGTTAAATCTCTCTGTTAATTGACCAATAACTGTTTCAATCATACGGCGACTATTTTTTAGCCATTTGAGAAATTGAGGACTTCTGTCATCTTTCATATTGCTACGATAAGGTGTTTGTAAATTAATATGGCTTTGTTTCATTTCATCTTTTAATTCAGAACTTAAATACCCTTTGTCCGCACCAACAAACCCTGTTTTGCCTTCTAAAAGTTCAGGTAATACCTGCCGTTCATCAACATTGGCAGCTGTAAAAGTAAAGGCTTTAATCATACCTGAGCGAGTAATCAAAAGATGACCTTTAAAACCATAATAGGTCTCTTTTTTGGAAGCGCAATAACCGAACGTCGCATATGCACGAAAATTTTGATGGCGTTTAGCTCGGGCAAATTTACAGACTGCAATAGGAAAGGCATCTGCATAATACTCTGTTTGCTCACACCAATTTGCAGTGATTTTTTGATGCATTTGTTGTTTAACCCAATACAAATTGGCACATTGTTTGGCAAAATTAGGGTAAGAGCCTAAATTGGGAAACCAATTTTGCCAATGTTGTTTGAAATATTGCCAAATTTTTTTATCGGTATCCATACCGAGAAATTCGCCAACAATTTCCATACAAATCAGTTCACAATCTGAAAGTTTGGGTGCAAAGCCACCTTGTCTTAATGGTTTTTGAACGAGCTGATTGTATAAAGCATCTACCATTAGATACGTTTTAATGATAAATTCGTCTTGGGGCATAACTGTCTCTCTTTCGGATTATCTTGACGGGTATCTTTAAGAGTGGGGTTATGCCCCTTTTTATTCAATTGCCATATCTTAATTTAGATAGAGTTGAGAATGGCGTTAAAATAGCCTATTTTTCAGGCAGCCTGAAAGTTGATTGCATCATGTCCGTTAATCATTATGAAAATTTTCCTGTTGGCTCAATCGCCATGCCGCGCCGTTTACGTCAAGCCACCCACGCCATTTACGCGTTTGCGCGTACCGCAGACGACATAGCAGACGAAGGCGATGCCAATCCCGAACAGCGTTTGCATGATTTAAATGTTTTAAAGCAAGAACTTGACCGAATCGCGAAAAATCAAATTCCCGAGACTCCACTTATGCAACGTTTACTGAATGAAGCAATTACGCCTCATCAATTACCACTCCAACCGTTTTATGATTTGTTGGACGCGTTTAGCCAAGATGTCGTCAAAACGCGTTATGCGAATTTTGGCGAATTGGTGGATTATGCGCGGCGTTCGGCAAATCCTGTGGGGCGACTGATGTTGCACTTGTATGGCGTGACTGACGAGCGCAGTTTTGCCCAAAGCGATGGCATTTGTACCGCCTTGCAACTGATTAATTTTTGGCAAGATGTGGCAATTGATTGGCAAAAAAATCGCGTTTATATTCCGCAAGATGATTTGCAAAAATTTGGCGTAACCGAACAGCAAATCGCTGATGGTAAAGTTGATTTTGCGTTCCAAAGATTGATGGCGTATGAATGTGAACGCGCATTTAAAATGTTGTACGCAGGTTCGCCGTTGGGGCGGACGCTGAAAGGGCGACTGGGTTTGGAATTGCGCATGATTGTATTGGGCGGACAATCTATTTTACAAAAATTAGATGGTTGCCAATATGATGTGTTTAATCAAAGACCTAAATTAGGTTGGAAAGATTGGTTACGTATTGTCAAAAAGGCGGTATTTTAATTTTTCAGGCAGCCTGAAGAATTTATTTCATTAAATTAACAAAGAAAAATCATGTCGTTATCACAAGTTCAAACCCTTGCTACACAAACCTTATTTGCCGTAGAAAATGGCAAAAATTTATCGGACGAATTGGCACACATTATCGTACAAAACCCCGAATTGTCGCCACAAGACAAAGGTATGTTGCAAGATATCGCTTACGGTTGCCAACGTTTTTCAGGCAGCCTGAAATATATGCT
This genomic window contains:
- a CDS encoding diacylglycerol kinase, which gives rise to MNEIQSNELKGKKGFKRIINAAYYSRDGIQAAFRHEAAFRQLIVLNGLLILGAFWLDTETSIRMMLIAASFLSLIVELFNSGIEAVVDDISLQLRPLAKRAKDVGSAAQMLALILLAILWLMALCD
- the trkA gene encoding Trk system potassium transporter TrkA, which gives rise to MKILILGSGQVGSTIAHELVAMSNHDITIVDTDDNALHNISSHLDVQTIIGNGASPVVMEQAGANDTDMLLALTRSDETNLVACKMAADIFNIPSRIARVRSSDYSEYGLSSEQLQEETLSGSLKAFGVTDSIHPEQLVTEHFIGLLNYVRALQVLPFAHDRVKMVTAQAKSQDDITGKNIQQIVDAIPEHTDCQICAIYRNNRQIVPNADTHIEEGDEICFVVNSLHLEAVMRSMFHYDNSRRRVMIAGGGNIGYRLAKQLESHFNIKIIESNIHRAEWLAEKLDNALILHGSASDENLLSREYIDEIDVFCAITNDDENNIMSALLAKNLGAKRVIAIINRARYVDLITGNQIDIVVSPHLITIGSVLAHVRRGDIAAVYPLRRGAAEAIEVVIHGDEKTSALVGRKISKIKFPSGCYVAAIVRDEDVIMGRNHDHVIQENDHLIFFVARRRVLHELEKLIQVKMGFFG
- the dksA gene encoding RNA polymerase-binding protein DksA encodes the protein MAKLTEQDIQNWNGAEDDYMNAEHLEFFQDMLIKLQNELIAKASVTTNNMQDNEHAPDPADRASQEEEYALELRTRDRERKLLAKIQESLRDIEEGDYGYCRDTGEPIGLKRLLARPTATLSVEAQERRERIKKQYAD
- a CDS encoding IS982 family transposase — its product is MPQDEFIIKTYLMVDALYNQLVQKPLRQGGFAPKLSDCELICMEIVGEFLGMDTDKKIWQYFKQHWQNWFPNLGSYPNFAKQCANLYWVKQQMHQKITANWCEQTEYYADAFPIAVCKFARAKRHQNFRAYATFGYCASKKETYYGFKGHLLITRSGMIKAFTFTAANVDERQVLPELLEGKTGFVGADKGYLSSELKDEMKQSHINLQTPYRSNMKDDRSPQFLKWLKNSRRMIETVIGQLTERFNMEIVRTKNLFHQSNRFIRKILSHNFCCLLNQQIQHPITQFAGLIGC
- the hpnC gene encoding squalene synthase HpnC, with amino-acid sequence MSVNHYENFPVGSIAMPRRLRQATHAIYAFARTADDIADEGDANPEQRLHDLNVLKQELDRIAKNQIPETPLMQRLLNEAITPHQLPLQPFYDLLDAFSQDVVKTRYANFGELVDYARRSANPVGRLMLHLYGVTDERSFAQSDGICTALQLINFWQDVAIDWQKNRVYIPQDDLQKFGVTEQQIADGKVDFAFQRLMAYECERAFKMLYAGSPLGRTLKGRLGLELRMIVLGGQSILQKLDGCQYDVFNQRPKLGWKDWLRIVKKAVF